One window of Chamaesiphon minutus PCC 6605 genomic DNA carries:
- the lpxB gene encoding lipid-A-disaccharide synthase, whose amino-acid sequence MTQPKTIFITTGDVSGDLQGALLITALRQQAEKVGIDLNIVALGGTKMAAAGAKVLADTASISSMGIVEHAAFIKPSIQAGKIAREYLKTTPPDAIVLIDYVDPNIAIGKYTRSIGLNIPILYYIAPQDWVWPRQHKRARLIASFVDEIFSVFPIEAEYFTKQGATAKFVGHPLVDRIATIPSREVAREKLGITPDETAIALIPASRQQELKYLLPAIFEAAQQIQAKLPDVRFWIPLSRPDFQAEIESQIKAYKINANLVTNNPDLVLSAVDLAITKCGTVTLELALLNIPQVVIYRVSKITAWIAKNVLKFAIPYMSPPNLVEMKSIVPELLQDEANPDRIAAESLELILNKASRDRMLADYSQMRAALGDTGVCDRVAVEILAKL is encoded by the coding sequence GTGACTCAACCAAAAACCATCTTCATTACCACTGGAGACGTATCTGGCGATCTTCAGGGTGCGTTGCTAATTACTGCACTCAGACAACAAGCTGAAAAAGTGGGTATCGACCTGAATATTGTCGCCCTCGGTGGTACTAAAATGGCCGCAGCCGGGGCGAAAGTGCTAGCGGACACTGCATCAATTAGTTCGATGGGAATTGTCGAGCACGCCGCCTTTATTAAGCCTTCAATTCAAGCTGGAAAGATTGCCAGAGAGTATTTAAAAACCACGCCACCAGATGCGATCGTTTTAATCGATTATGTCGATCCGAATATTGCCATCGGTAAATATACCAGAAGTATCGGCCTAAATATTCCGATTCTTTACTATATCGCCCCTCAAGATTGGGTATGGCCGAGGCAACATAAACGCGCGCGACTAATTGCTAGTTTTGTCGATGAAATCTTCTCGGTTTTCCCGATCGAAGCAGAATATTTTACCAAGCAAGGAGCTACAGCCAAATTTGTCGGGCATCCTTTAGTCGATCGAATTGCAACAATACCCAGTCGCGAAGTTGCCCGCGAAAAGTTGGGTATTACTCCAGATGAAACGGCGATCGCGCTCATTCCTGCTTCTCGCCAACAAGAATTGAAATATTTGCTGCCAGCAATATTTGAGGCCGCACAGCAGATTCAGGCTAAATTACCCGATGTACGATTTTGGATTCCGCTATCTCGTCCAGATTTTCAAGCAGAGATCGAAAGCCAAATTAAAGCATATAAAATTAATGCTAATTTAGTTACTAATAATCCTGATTTAGTGCTGTCGGCAGTAGATTTAGCCATTACCAAATGTGGCACTGTCACACTAGAATTAGCTCTGCTTAACATTCCACAAGTGGTTATTTACCGAGTTAGTAAAATCACCGCTTGGATCGCTAAAAATGTACTCAAATTTGCGATTCCATACATGTCGCCACCTAATTTGGTCGAGATGAAATCGATCGTGCCCGAATTGTTGCAAGACGAAGCCAATCCCGATCGAATTGCCGCCGAAAGTCTCGAACTAATCTTAAATAAAGCAAGTCGCGATCGCATGTTAGCCGATTATAGTCAAATGCGTGCAGCTTTAGGCGATACTGGTGTATGCGATCGCGTCGCCGTAGAAATTTTAGCCAAATTGTAA
- a CDS encoding DUF1622 domain-containing protein — protein sequence MKRSSVLDSILNPLLPLALILGLVLLLNLNVGQTTGEAAAAHSAPASWLKLLIGYLESGAEIAAAIVIGSSVIRGFIVYVKQLFYRRQHIDATEQIRLQLGRGLALGLEFTVASDILRTAIAPTRQDILNLGAIVLLRTLLNYFLEREIRQGEERSKSDE from the coding sequence ATGAAACGCTCGTCAGTGCTTGACTCCATTCTCAATCCGCTATTGCCCTTAGCATTAATTTTGGGACTGGTACTGTTACTCAACTTGAATGTTGGGCAAACAACGGGAGAAGCTGCGGCGGCGCACAGTGCTCCAGCATCATGGCTAAAGTTGCTAATCGGTTATTTAGAAAGTGGTGCAGAAATTGCGGCAGCGATCGTCATTGGCTCGTCCGTAATTCGAGGATTTATCGTCTATGTTAAGCAACTTTTTTATCGAAGGCAACATATCGATGCCACCGAGCAAATCCGCCTACAATTGGGGCGCGGGTTAGCCTTGGGATTGGAATTTACGGTAGCTAGTGATATCCTCCGCACAGCCATTGCCCCAACGCGGCAAGATATTCTCAATTTGGGTGCGATCGTGTTGCTGCGAACGCTACTAAACTACTTCCTAGAGCGTGAAATTAGACAAGGCGAAGAAAGAAGTAAATCTGACGAGTAG
- the lpxB gene encoding lipid-A-disaccharide synthase, which yields MKTIFISTGEVSGDLQGALLVTALKRLGAAAGIDLNIVALGGSKMAAAGAIILVDTAVISAMGFWEALIYARSSTQVRNIAKQYLQTTPPDIIILIDYIATNIQIGNYAHTELPKVPIYYYIAPQEWVWSMGKKNTQAIVKFTDEIFAIFPGEAHYFAQQGAKAKFIGHPLVDRVATIPSREVARDKLGITEDEVAIALIPASRKQELKYLLPAIFAAARKIQSQLPNVRFWIPLSRPDFQAEIESQIKAYQIDATLITQNADLVLSSADLAITKCGTVSLELALLNIPQVTIYRVSRVTAWIAKHVLKFSIPYMSPPNLIAVKSIVPELMQDDANPARIAVESLELILNIERRARMLADYSQMRAVLGETGVCDRVAKEILSKI from the coding sequence GTGAAAACAATCTTTATTAGTACCGGAGAAGTCTCTGGCGATCTTCAAGGTGCCTTGCTCGTCACAGCACTCAAGCGACTAGGTGCAGCAGCGGGAATAGATCTAAACATTGTCGCACTCGGGGGCAGTAAAATGGCCGCAGCAGGCGCAATAATCCTCGTCGATACTGCGGTAATTAGTGCGATGGGATTTTGGGAAGCTCTAATTTATGCACGCTCCTCAACTCAAGTTCGCAATATTGCCAAACAGTATTTACAAACAACACCACCCGACATCATTATCTTAATTGATTATATCGCGACCAATATCCAGATCGGTAATTACGCTCATACTGAATTGCCAAAAGTACCGATTTATTATTATATTGCCCCACAGGAATGGGTGTGGTCGATGGGCAAGAAAAATACTCAAGCAATTGTTAAATTTACCGATGAAATCTTTGCAATCTTTCCTGGAGAAGCACATTATTTTGCACAGCAAGGAGCAAAGGCTAAATTTATCGGACATCCTTTAGTCGATCGAGTTGCAACTATACCCAGCCGCGAAGTCGCTCGCGATAAGCTAGGAATTACTGAAGATGAAGTTGCGATCGCCTTAATTCCAGCCTCCAGAAAACAAGAATTGAAATATTTACTGCCAGCCATTTTTGCAGCAGCACGAAAAATTCAGTCTCAATTACCTAACGTCCGGTTTTGGATTCCTCTCTCTCGTCCCGATTTTCAAGCAGAGATCGAAAGCCAAATTAAAGCATATCAAATCGACGCTACCTTAATTACCCAAAATGCCGATCTCGTCCTCTCATCAGCAGATTTAGCAATTACCAAATGCGGTACCGTCAGTTTAGAGCTAGCACTATTAAATATTCCTCAAGTTACAATCTATCGGGTAAGTAGGGTAACAGCTTGGATTGCCAAGCACGTTCTCAAATTCTCGATTCCTTATATGTCGCCACCCAATCTGATCGCTGTAAAATCGATCGTACCGGAATTAATGCAAGATGACGCCAATCCAGCTCGGATTGCTGTCGAAAGTCTCGAACTAATTTTAAATATAGAACGTCGCGCTCGGATGTTGGCTGATTATAGTCAAATGCGGGCGGTATTAGGCGAGACTGGTGTATGCGATCGCGTTGCCAAAGAAATATTATCTAAAATTTAG
- the serA gene encoding phosphoglycerate dehydrogenase has protein sequence MSKVLVSDPIDQAGIDILSQVARVDVKIGLPPAELARIIGDYDAIMIRSETRVTKEIIEAATNLKIVGRAGVGVDNVDVPAATRKGIVVVNSPEGNTIAAAEHALAMMLSMSRYIPEADRSMKSGQWNRKQFVGTEVYKKTLGVVGLGKIGSHVVTVAKAMGMKLLAFDPFISAERAEQLGCRLVDLDTIFRESDYITLHIPKTPETTNLINAETLAKMKPQARIINCARGGIIDEAALAAALKAGTIAGAAIDVFGVEPLGESELRSLGKEIVLTPHLGASTAEAQVNVAIDVAEQIRDVLLGLPARSAVNIPGLHPDAIAQLKPYLQLAETLGNMVSQLAGGRINDLQVGLYGDLAEQQTKPIVTAALKGLLSPALRERVNYVNAGIEAKERGIHVSETRDASVRDYTATLKLVAKGSLGQHSVTGALLGDAEMRITSVDDFPVNVVPTQNMLFTVHKDVPGIIGIIGSLLGKFNVNIASMQVGRKIVRGDAVMVLSLDDPLPDGILNEIKQVTGISDAYTVTLTS, from the coding sequence GTGTCTAAAGTTCTTGTTTCTGACCCAATCGACCAAGCGGGGATCGATATCCTCTCGCAAGTCGCTCGAGTGGACGTTAAAATTGGCTTACCACCAGCGGAATTAGCGCGGATTATCGGTGACTACGATGCGATTATGATTCGATCGGAAACCCGCGTCACCAAAGAAATTATCGAAGCTGCTACCAATCTCAAGATTGTCGGACGTGCTGGTGTGGGTGTGGATAATGTGGATGTCCCCGCCGCCACCCGGAAAGGAATCGTGGTAGTTAATTCTCCTGAAGGTAATACGATTGCTGCTGCGGAACACGCTCTGGCAATGATGTTATCGATGTCTCGCTACATTCCCGAAGCCGATCGATCGATGAAAAGCGGTCAATGGAACCGCAAACAGTTCGTCGGTACAGAAGTTTATAAGAAAACACTCGGCGTTGTCGGCTTGGGTAAAATTGGTTCCCACGTCGTTACCGTTGCCAAAGCCATGGGCATGAAATTATTGGCATTCGACCCGTTTATTTCTGCCGAACGTGCCGAGCAACTCGGTTGCAGATTGGTCGATTTAGATACGATTTTCCGCGAATCGGACTATATCACGCTCCATATTCCTAAGACGCCAGAAACGACAAATCTGATTAATGCCGAAACGCTGGCAAAAATGAAACCCCAAGCGCGGATTATTAACTGCGCGCGCGGCGGCATTATCGACGAAGCAGCTTTGGCTGCTGCCCTCAAAGCAGGTACCATTGCTGGTGCGGCGATCGATGTATTTGGCGTCGAACCTTTAGGCGAATCCGAATTGCGATCGCTAGGTAAAGAAATCGTCCTCACGCCCCATCTAGGCGCGTCTACAGCCGAGGCGCAGGTGAATGTCGCGATCGATGTAGCCGAACAGATTCGGGACGTCTTGCTGGGGCTACCAGCCCGGTCTGCGGTGAACATTCCTGGCTTGCACCCAGACGCGATCGCCCAACTCAAGCCTTATCTCCAACTTGCCGAAACTCTCGGTAATATGGTCAGTCAACTGGCTGGTGGACGCATTAACGATCTTCAGGTAGGTTTATATGGCGATCTCGCCGAACAACAAACCAAACCGATCGTCACTGCTGCGCTCAAAGGGTTATTATCACCCGCACTCCGGGAACGAGTAAACTACGTCAACGCTGGCATCGAAGCCAAAGAGCGCGGCATTCACGTCTCCGAAACTCGCGACGCCTCAGTGCGCGACTACACAGCGACGCTCAAATTAGTTGCTAAAGGTTCTTTAGGTCAACATTCGGTCACGGGTGCGCTGTTGGGTGATGCCGAAATGCGGATTACTAGCGTCGATGATTTCCCCGTCAACGTAGTACCGACTCAAAACATGCTATTCACAGTGCATAAAGATGTACCGGGAATTATTGGAATTATCGGTTCCCTACTCGGCAAATTTAATGTCAACATTGCCAGTATGCAAGTCGGACGCAAAATCGTCCGAGGCGATGCTGTAATGGTATTGAGCCTCGACGATCCTTTACCCGATGGCATCTTGAACGAAATCAAACAAGTAACGGGAATTAGCGACGCTTATACTGTGACTTTGACTAGCTAA
- the cbiD gene encoding cobalt-precorrin-5B (C(1))-methyltransferase CbiD produces the protein MRSGYTLPVFATASAIAALQCLQQSSPTNKPVVTIDLITPPQRVEISIAQVALIQSGMALGITHSDPGDNLDLTRDTPVWAVVEWADPSQVETIALVGGEGVGKQSNLDDLPAIYKYARQLLQANLGLLLTPAQKIRVTIILPAGRILATRTSNAAFGVVEGLSLLGTTGISQPLSAPGQLEACLTELRGKWGEGERGKGGDSESLPLVFCIGENGLDLAQQMGIKRDRIIKTANWLGPLLAEAGSLGVPKLLLFGYHGKLIKLAGGIFHTHHHLADGRLEILVAAAARMGLPAAHLSELFDCETAEDVLKYLQISSDGGSNWVTQIYGYLTERIDNRSQTYIYSQSQQSVSVGSVVFDRQRRVIATSPTGRTFLTQLC, from the coding sequence ATGCGCTCTGGTTATACCTTACCCGTCTTTGCCACTGCTAGCGCAATCGCGGCTTTGCAGTGTCTACAACAATCTTCTCCGACAAATAAGCCAGTTGTGACGATCGATTTAATTACCCCACCCCAACGGGTAGAAATTTCGATCGCGCAAGTCGCGCTGATTCAGTCAGGAATGGCGTTAGGTATTACTCATAGCGATCCTGGCGACAATTTAGATTTAACGCGCGATACTCCAGTTTGGGCAGTCGTGGAATGGGCAGATCCCAGCCAGGTCGAAACGATCGCGCTAGTGGGGGGTGAAGGGGTCGGCAAGCAGTCAAATCTCGACGATCTGCCTGCTATCTATAAATACGCTCGACAGCTCTTACAGGCGAATCTAGGCCTCTTACTGACGCCAGCACAAAAAATTCGGGTGACGATTATTTTACCCGCAGGCAGAATCCTCGCAACTCGGACTTCAAATGCGGCATTTGGAGTAGTTGAAGGTTTATCGTTGCTAGGGACGACGGGTATTTCGCAACCGTTGAGTGCGCCGGGACAGTTGGAGGCTTGTTTGACGGAGTTGAGGGGGAAGTGGGGAGAGGGAGAGAGGGGGAAAGGGGGGGACTCGGAGAGCTTGCCGTTGGTGTTTTGTATTGGGGAAAATGGGTTAGATCTGGCACAGCAGATGGGAATTAAACGCGATCGAATTATTAAGACGGCAAATTGGTTGGGGCCATTATTAGCTGAGGCGGGCAGCTTAGGAGTGCCCAAGTTATTACTATTTGGCTATCACGGCAAGTTAATCAAGTTGGCGGGGGGAATTTTTCACACACATCACCATTTAGCTGATGGTCGATTAGAGATTTTGGTTGCAGCAGCGGCGCGGATGGGTTTACCCGCAGCACACTTGTCAGAGTTATTCGACTGTGAGACGGCAGAAGATGTCCTGAAATATCTCCAGATAAGTTCTGACGGTGGTAGTAATTGGGTAACTCAGATTTACGGATATCTCACCGAGCGGATCGATAATCGATCGCAAACAT
- a CDS encoding photosystem II S4 domain protein yields the protein MLPREELLKRVENREVVARAIDLADRAIKNWEVVETDFLSPPEIAEIKSVFSRLSDVEIIATGGYPQAERQRLGICRAELPFEPSQVPLAAIQIAGNFLFDPPTHRDFLGAMLGCGIVRDKTGDIIVLGEQGAQAIVAPELVEFLETNLTQVRSVPVKTQRIDLSELKIREPKKKEMTTVEASLRLDAIASAGFGMSRSKMVDLISSGDVRVNWKEIGQSAHALKAGDLVAIRGKGRLEIGEVAITKKERYRVNLTRYM from the coding sequence ATGCTTCCAAGAGAAGAATTATTAAAACGCGTCGAAAATCGGGAAGTCGTTGCTAGAGCGATCGATTTGGCCGATCGCGCAATCAAGAATTGGGAAGTCGTCGAAACAGATTTCCTGTCTCCACCAGAAATTGCCGAAATCAAAAGCGTATTTAGCCGTCTTAGCGACGTCGAAATTATCGCCACAGGTGGCTATCCCCAGGCTGAGAGACAGCGACTGGGCATCTGTCGGGCTGAATTACCATTTGAACCCAGCCAAGTGCCCCTAGCGGCCATTCAGATTGCCGGAAATTTCTTATTCGATCCGCCGACGCATCGTGACTTTTTGGGTGCGATGTTGGGTTGTGGCATCGTCCGCGACAAAACAGGTGATATCATCGTGCTGGGCGAACAAGGTGCTCAAGCGATTGTCGCCCCAGAATTGGTGGAGTTTTTAGAAACTAATTTAACTCAAGTGCGATCGGTTCCGGTTAAGACTCAACGGATCGATTTGAGTGAATTAAAGATTCGCGAACCGAAGAAAAAAGAAATGACAACCGTCGAAGCTTCGCTCAGATTGGATGCGATCGCGTCTGCTGGTTTTGGGATGTCTCGCAGTAAAATGGTCGATCTAATTTCAAGCGGTGATGTCCGCGTCAATTGGAAAGAAATCGGTCAATCTGCTCACGCACTCAAAGCTGGAGATCTGGTTGCCATTCGCGGCAAAGGTCGATTAGAAATTGGTGAAGTAGCGATTACTAAAAAGGAACGCTATCGTGTTAATTTAACTAGATATATGTAG
- the lpxA gene encoding acyl-ACP--UDP-N-acetylglucosamine O-acyltransferase: MAGVAMLMTRIHPTAVVHPSAELDPTVQIGPYAIIGENVKIGAGTTVGAHAIIEGPTIIGVGNQIFPGAAIGLESQDLKYKGGETWVKIGNYNRIREYVTINRATGIGEATVIGNHNLLMAYVHVAHNCTIEDNVKIANATSLAGDVYVESEAVISGVLGIHQFVRVGRLSMIGGMTRIQRDVPPYTIVEGTPARVRSLNFVGLDRAGATPEEIAILKKAFRTIYYSHKTLAQALEDLDLFPSYESVQHLQRFLRQSIEGKKDNKRRGPIPGKSVDNKGD, translated from the coding sequence ATGGCTGGAGTAGCAATGTTAATGACACGAATTCATCCTACCGCTGTGGTGCATCCTAGCGCGGAACTCGACCCGACTGTGCAAATCGGCCCCTATGCGATTATCGGCGAGAATGTTAAAATCGGTGCGGGAACTACAGTCGGTGCCCATGCCATCATCGAAGGGCCGACTATTATTGGCGTTGGCAATCAGATTTTCCCGGGAGCGGCGATCGGTTTAGAAAGTCAAGATTTAAAATACAAAGGCGGCGAAACGTGGGTCAAAATTGGTAACTACAATCGGATTCGCGAGTATGTCACCATCAACCGCGCCACAGGCATCGGCGAAGCTACCGTCATCGGCAATCACAATCTGTTGATGGCTTACGTTCATGTGGCTCACAATTGTACGATCGAGGATAATGTCAAAATTGCCAACGCAACATCTTTAGCTGGCGATGTTTACGTCGAATCTGAGGCTGTAATTAGCGGCGTATTGGGCATCCATCAATTCGTGCGCGTCGGTAGATTATCAATGATCGGCGGCATGACCAGGATTCAGCGAGATGTACCCCCCTATACGATCGTTGAAGGTACACCCGCTAGAGTCCGTTCGCTCAATTTTGTCGGTTTAGATCGCGCGGGAGCAACCCCTGAAGAAATCGCCATTCTCAAAAAAGCATTTCGGACGATTTATTACTCCCACAAAACGCTCGCTCAAGCTCTGGAAGATTTGGATTTATTCCCCAGCTACGAGAGCGTTCAACACCTGCAAAGATTCTTGAGACAATCGATCGAAGGAAAGAAAGATAACAAGCGCAGAGGCCCGATTCCTGGTAAATCAGTGGATAATAAGGGTGACTAA
- the prmA gene encoding 50S ribosomal protein L11 methyltransferase produces the protein MSNSWWEIKIDCTADLEENIFWRLSEFGCKGMSTQQQGKEILISAYIPQTQVKLLEISDLSLQLEDDANEIGSPLPVTRCNLIDEEDWSSSWKQHWQPQPIGDRLLINPAWLEVPKETDRIILQLDPGVAFGTGTHATTQLCLEALEMRLQPGTASTIADLGCGSGILSTAAFLLGAKQIYAVDNDPLAVKATGENRDLNGIPAPNLVVELGSIEHLRAMLPEPVDGFVCNILADVIIQLAPSMSALVKPKGWAILSGVLSSQVADVSHVLEQHGWTVGTVWNRLEWSCINLKYK, from the coding sequence ATGTCTAATAGCTGGTGGGAAATTAAAATCGATTGCACGGCAGATCTCGAAGAAAATATCTTTTGGAGACTGAGTGAATTTGGCTGCAAAGGAATGTCTACTCAGCAACAAGGCAAAGAAATCTTAATTTCTGCCTATATTCCTCAAACTCAAGTCAAACTATTAGAGATTTCCGATCTATCGTTGCAATTAGAAGATGATGCCAACGAAATCGGCAGTCCACTACCTGTAACTAGATGCAATCTCATCGATGAAGAAGATTGGTCTAGTAGTTGGAAGCAACATTGGCAACCACAACCAATCGGCGATCGATTATTAATCAATCCAGCCTGGTTGGAAGTACCAAAAGAAACCGATCGAATTATCCTCCAACTCGACCCTGGTGTGGCATTTGGCACGGGCACTCATGCGACGACTCAATTATGTCTCGAAGCTCTGGAAATGCGCTTACAACCCGGTACTGCTTCGACCATTGCCGATCTGGGCTGCGGTTCTGGCATTCTTTCTACTGCTGCATTCTTGTTAGGTGCCAAACAGATTTATGCTGTCGATAACGATCCTTTAGCCGTCAAAGCAACTGGTGAAAATCGCGATTTAAATGGTATTCCTGCCCCAAATTTAGTTGTTGAATTGGGCAGTATCGAACATTTGCGTGCGATGCTTCCCGAGCCTGTAGATGGATTTGTCTGCAATATTTTAGCCGATGTTATTATCCAATTAGCACCATCCATGTCCGCACTCGTCAAACCCAAAGGTTGGGCGATATTAAGTGGGGTTTTATCGAGCCAAGTCGCTGATGTTTCCCATGTACTCGAACAACATGGCTGGACTGTTGGTACTGTCTGGAATCGCTTGGAGTGGAGCTGTATAAATCTTAAATATAAGTAA
- a CDS encoding DUF3531 family protein: MQVQFREFSQFDVWFWLEFANVPSEQEKKLVEEVFSSWFFLGKLGGFNAENTQVQETGLELSYMDYDNDAADSTMMSLMHNMGDFEYEGNWGRCWLDLGTSDSIAIDILINSLAQLSKEYVEILQLLIGGENEDWEIDPSYKESLFQDIN; the protein is encoded by the coding sequence ATGCAAGTTCAATTTCGTGAGTTCAGTCAATTTGATGTGTGGTTTTGGTTAGAATTTGCTAATGTCCCGTCAGAACAAGAAAAAAAGTTAGTCGAAGAAGTGTTTTCTTCATGGTTCTTTTTGGGCAAATTAGGTGGGTTTAATGCCGAAAATACTCAAGTTCAAGAAACAGGATTGGAACTAAGTTATATGGATTATGACAATGATGCTGCCGATAGCACGATGATGTCATTGATGCATAATATGGGTGATTTTGAATATGAAGGTAATTGGGGACGCTGTTGGCTAGATTTAGGAACTAGCGACTCGATCGCAATCGATATTTTAATCAATTCTCTCGCGCAATTGAGCAAAGAGTATGTAGAAATTCTCCAACTATTAATTGGTGGTGAAAACGAAGATTGGGAAATCGATCCTAGTTATAAAGAATCATTGTTTCAAGATATTAATTAA
- the nblS gene encoding two-component system sensor histidine kinase NblS: MLAMFDKLRDLIRHWWMEFTLQTKLMGAATLVVSLIVSGLTFWAVNTIQADARINDTRFGRDLGLLLAANIAPQLAENDLTAVARFSNRFYHSTSSLRYILYADDAGGIRLGIPFSESEVQNSLMIERRIHLPESSGNHDLPLVRQHQTPEGIVTDVFVPIEHEGKFLGTLAIGINPNPTVVASTGLTRDVTIAVFVSIWVMVILGAVFNALQITKPIKELLSGVKNIASGNFKQRIDLPLGGELGELIDSFNEMAEKLEIFEEQNIDELTAEKAKLETLVTTIADGAVLIDNNLNIVLVNPNARRFFGWDHLDLNGTNVLHVLPGSVSAELARPLYQVAAGKLEGEEFRITLNQPGQRTVRILITNVLDPVKENVRAIAMTIQDITREVELNEAKSQFISNVSHELRTPLFNIKSFIETLHEYGDELTKDERSEFLDTANRETDRLTRLVNDVLDLSKLESSHTYLFDAVELDRAIEQTLRTYQLNARDKGIELCQDIEPELPSILGNYDLILQVLANLVGNALKFTKANGKVTLRAHRAILTPEVGDEITSDVVRVEVVDTGIGIDPEDQQAIFDRFFRVENRVHTLEGTGLGLSIVQNIIEKHHTQINITSAVGVGTTFWFDLAIYQKQQIQQVEDLQLVESGAWKFEDNRPKP; this comes from the coding sequence ATGCTAGCCATGTTTGACAAATTGCGCGACCTCATTCGCCATTGGTGGATGGAGTTTACACTCCAAACCAAACTGATGGGAGCAGCTACTTTGGTGGTGTCGCTGATTGTGAGTGGCTTAACCTTTTGGGCTGTCAATACCATTCAAGCAGATGCACGGATCAACGATACGCGCTTCGGGCGAGATTTGGGGCTGCTGTTGGCGGCGAATATCGCCCCCCAATTAGCCGAGAACGATTTGACGGCTGTCGCGCGCTTTTCCAACCGCTTCTATCACAGCACATCTAGTCTGAGGTATATCCTCTATGCTGATGATGCTGGTGGGATTCGGCTGGGGATTCCCTTTTCCGAATCAGAAGTGCAAAATTCATTAATGATCGAACGCCGCATTCACTTACCAGAAAGCAGCGGAAATCACGATTTGCCCTTAGTACGCCAACATCAGACGCCAGAAGGGATCGTCACCGATGTGTTCGTACCGATCGAACATGAGGGTAAATTCTTAGGTACGCTCGCGATCGGCATCAATCCCAATCCTACCGTAGTTGCGTCCACCGGATTGACCAGAGATGTCACGATCGCGGTATTTGTATCGATTTGGGTGATGGTAATTTTGGGGGCGGTATTTAATGCTCTCCAAATTACCAAACCGATTAAAGAATTACTCTCTGGTGTTAAGAATATTGCCTCTGGTAATTTTAAGCAACGGATCGATTTACCTTTAGGCGGCGAACTGGGAGAATTGATCGATAGCTTTAATGAAATGGCAGAAAAGCTAGAGATATTTGAAGAACAAAATATCGATGAATTAACTGCCGAAAAAGCTAAGCTAGAAACCCTCGTCACCACGATCGCTGATGGTGCTGTACTGATCGATAATAATCTCAATATCGTCTTAGTCAATCCCAACGCGCGTCGCTTCTTTGGTTGGGATCATCTGGATTTAAATGGGACTAATGTCTTGCACGTTTTACCTGGGAGCGTATCTGCCGAACTCGCACGCCCCCTGTATCAAGTGGCTGCGGGCAAACTCGAAGGCGAAGAATTTCGGATTACACTCAATCAACCCGGACAGCGGACGGTGAGAATTTTAATTACCAACGTACTCGATCCGGTTAAAGAAAATGTCCGCGCGATCGCGATGACGATTCAAGATATTACTCGCGAGGTAGAATTGAATGAAGCGAAAAGTCAATTCATTAGTAATGTTTCGCATGAATTGCGGACGCCGCTATTTAATATCAAATCATTCATCGAAACCTTACATGAATATGGCGATGAACTAACTAAAGACGAGCGTAGCGAATTTCTCGACACTGCTAATCGGGAAACAGATCGACTGACGCGATTGGTAAATGACGTCTTAGATTTATCCAAGTTAGAATCTTCTCATACCTACCTCTTCGATGCCGTCGAACTCGATCGAGCGATCGAACAAACCTTACGTACCTATCAGCTTAATGCCAGAGACAAAGGCATCGAACTGTGTCAAGATATCGAACCCGAACTGCCATCTATCTTAGGTAACTACGATTTGATCCTCCAGGTGCTAGCAAATCTGGTCGGTAATGCCCTCAAATTTACCAAAGCGAATGGCAAGGTCACTCTTCGCGCTCATCGCGCGATATTAACTCCTGAGGTTGGCGATGAGATTACCTCGGATGTAGTTAGAGTAGAAGTTGTCGATACCGGAATCGGCATCGATCCCGAAGATCAGCAGGCAATTTTCGATCGGTTCTTCCGAGTTGAGAACCGCGTCCATACTTTAGAGGGCACTGGATTGGGACTATCGATCGTCCAAAATATTATTGAGAAACATCACACTCAAATTAATATTACCAGCGCGGTGGGTGTAGGTACGACCTTCTGGTTCGATCTGGCTATCTACCAAAAACAACAAATCCAGCAGGTCGAAGATCTACAATTGGTCGAAAGCGGAGCCTGGAAATTTGAGGATAATCGGCCAAAACCGTAA